In Desulfosalsimonas propionicica, one DNA window encodes the following:
- a CDS encoding tetrathionate reductase family octaheme c-type cytochrome has protein sequence MESNWCRCTKCHAGYGKEDDTFDFMDDAAVDCLVCHDQTGKYAGSKGECGYTDGSVDLLKVAQSVAKPTRSNCGSCHWYGGGGNNVKHGDMDAALADPSREHDVHMGGMDFQCQDCHTTENHKIAGRSTTSSVSEGPVACTDCHDSRPHDKSSAMLSKLNDHTDAVSCEACHIPEYAKDAPTTTLWDWSQSGREDKVLENNGKKKRILSKKKGLLIREKNLTPEYEWYNGTHKRYLKGDPINREAGTQINPPQGDIHDPEARITPYKIMKGVEPADPVNGHLIVPKLFGDGGYFETYDWVDAAEKGMAAAGLDFSGEVVFVETIMHWRLNHQVAPKEEAFSCLDCHGCDKVMDFRALGYEGDPADVGGRSAGRQ, from the coding sequence ATTGAATCCAATTGGTGCAGGTGCACCAAATGTCACGCCGGGTACGGAAAAGAAGATGATACCTTTGATTTCATGGATGATGCGGCTGTGGACTGCCTGGTCTGCCACGACCAGACGGGCAAGTATGCCGGCAGCAAGGGGGAATGCGGGTACACGGATGGTTCCGTGGATCTGCTCAAAGTCGCCCAAAGCGTGGCCAAGCCCACCCGTTCCAATTGCGGTTCCTGTCATTGGTACGGCGGCGGTGGCAACAATGTAAAACACGGGGACATGGATGCGGCACTGGCCGACCCTTCCCGGGAGCATGATGTGCACATGGGCGGCATGGATTTTCAGTGCCAGGACTGTCACACCACAGAGAATCACAAAATTGCCGGCAGAAGCACCACTTCTTCTGTCAGCGAAGGACCCGTGGCGTGTACGGACTGCCATGACAGCCGCCCCCATGACAAGTCTTCTGCAATGCTTTCCAAGCTAAACGATCACACTGATGCGGTCTCCTGTGAGGCCTGCCATATTCCGGAATACGCAAAGGATGCACCCACCACCACACTCTGGGACTGGTCCCAGAGCGGCAGGGAAGACAAGGTCCTGGAAAACAACGGCAAGAAAAAAAGAATTCTGAGCAAGAAAAAAGGGCTGCTGATCCGGGAAAAAAATCTGACCCCGGAATATGAGTGGTACAATGGCACCCACAAGCGGTATCTCAAGGGAGATCCCATCAACCGGGAGGCCGGCACCCAGATCAATCCGCCCCAGGGAGATATCCATGACCCGGAAGCCAGGATTACGCCCTACAAGATCATGAAAGGCGTGGAGCCGGCTGATCCGGTCAACGGGCATTTGATCGTGCCCAAACTCTTTGGCGATGGCGGTTATTTTGAAACCTATGACTGGGTTGATGCCGCAGAAAAGGGCATGGCCGCGGCGGGACTGGATTTTTCCGGGGAAGTGGTTTTTGTGGAAACCATTATGCATTGGCGGCTGAATCATCAGGTAGCCCCCAAGGAGGAGGCCTTTTCCTGCCTGGACTGCCACGGCTGTGACAAAGTGATGGATTTCCGCGCCCTGGGATATGAAGGTGATCCGGCCGACGTGGGCGGCCGCTCCGCCGGGCGGCAGTGA
- a CDS encoding adenylate/guanylate cyclase domain-containing protein, whose amino-acid sequence MQYELANGEFPRLKIYFHLYLRNISANLLGFVIILVLNFFTPMTSGWVGRTLLENGEGHYLISLFPFILIIIALLQYQVQCPVCLYLTARAQGQPCEQYSRQYVQRRILNLPLILAAANLAVYILVPAALIVYFLFFGHGAMNGKIAALLFFRSVMIGLITASLSFFIVESYTRHISIPLVFPDGGLTEVPGAFRVNVMRRIRLLNLAGTLTPMLILVVTLAFVVWDVMGTPGFSAQLVLDIFFFTIVLCVIFIAIGFRLNVLVGRSVREPIDGMLRVVKKVEQGDFSQRIRVVSNDELGELAEAGNRMIQGLAERERVRESFGRYVTPEIRDKILSGEIPLDGERKQATMLFADLRGFSSYVESHSPEEVILSMREYFTFMEKAVRDHGGLVLQFVGDEIEAVFGVPLEVADHADKAVHAALQMRQSLTRFNQARQQEGKLVFRHGVGICSGPVLAGNTGSKDHPAYGLIGDTVNKASRIQELTKDFSCDVLIARQTQELLQGGFDLRARGEHAVEGHFHKVEAFEVIAHA is encoded by the coding sequence ATGCAGTATGAGCTGGCAAACGGGGAGTTCCCCCGCCTGAAAATTTATTTCCACCTATACTTGCGCAATATTTCGGCCAACCTGCTCGGGTTTGTCATTATCCTTGTACTCAATTTTTTTACCCCCATGACTTCGGGCTGGGTGGGCCGGACGCTTCTGGAAAACGGCGAGGGGCATTATCTGATCAGTCTGTTTCCCTTTATTCTGATTATTATTGCGCTGCTCCAGTACCAGGTACAGTGTCCGGTATGTCTTTATCTGACCGCCAGGGCGCAGGGCCAGCCCTGCGAGCAGTACAGCCGCCAATATGTGCAGCGGCGGATATTGAATCTGCCGCTGATCCTGGCGGCTGCGAACCTGGCGGTTTATATCCTGGTGCCCGCGGCCTTAATCGTTTATTTTCTATTTTTCGGCCACGGGGCCATGAACGGCAAAATCGCGGCCCTTTTGTTTTTCCGCTCCGTGATGATCGGTCTGATCACCGCAAGCCTTTCCTTTTTCATCGTGGAGAGCTATACCCGGCATATTTCCATTCCCCTGGTGTTTCCCGACGGCGGGCTCACAGAGGTGCCCGGTGCCTTCCGGGTCAATGTCATGCGCAGAATCCGGCTGCTGAACCTGGCCGGCACCCTGACACCCATGCTGATTCTGGTGGTGACACTGGCCTTTGTGGTATGGGATGTGATGGGCACCCCGGGGTTTTCCGCCCAACTGGTCCTGGATATCTTTTTTTTCACCATTGTGCTTTGTGTCATTTTTATTGCCATTGGTTTCCGGCTCAATGTGCTTGTGGGCCGCTCCGTGCGCGAGCCCATTGATGGCATGCTCAGGGTGGTGAAAAAGGTGGAGCAGGGCGATTTCTCCCAGCGCATCCGGGTGGTGTCCAATGATGAACTCGGTGAGCTGGCAGAAGCGGGCAACCGGATGATCCAGGGGCTAGCCGAGCGGGAGCGGGTGCGCGAATCCTTTGGCCGGTACGTGACCCCGGAAATCCGCGACAAGATCCTCTCCGGTGAAATTCCCCTTGACGGTGAAAGAAAGCAGGCCACCATGCTGTTTGCCGATCTGCGGGGATTTAGCAGTTACGTGGAATCCCATTCACCCGAGGAAGTCATTTTGAGCATGCGGGAATATTTTACCTTCATGGAAAAGGCGGTGCGGGATCACGGCGGACTGGTGCTGCAGTTTGTGGGAGATGAGATCGAGGCGGTGTTCGGAGTCCCCCTGGAGGTTGCCGATCATGCGGACAAAGCCGTGCATGCGGCCCTGCAGATGCGCCAAAGCCTTACCCGTTTCAATCAGGCCCGGCAGCAGGAAGGCAAATTGGTTTTCAGGCACGGGGTGGGCATCTGTTCCGGGCCGGTACTGGCGGGAAATACGGGCAGCAAGGATCATCCGGCCTACGGTCTTATCGGTGATACCGTCAACAAGGCGTCCCGAATCCAGGAACTGACCAAGGATTTTTCCTGTGACGTTTTGATTGCCCGGCAGACCCAGGAACTTCTCCAGGGCGGATTTGACCTCCGGGCACGCGGTGAACATGCGGTAGAGGGCCATTTTCACAAGGTAGAGGCCTTTGAAGTGATCGCTCATGCGTAA
- a CDS encoding ATP-grasp domain-containing protein yields the protein MTSVQDPTQTSLESAAMDIGVITVRDSDYPPNRRLLEAAEKRGCALGLVDPYRAGPWIFRGRPGMGGALAGSLPRLILPRQGAQIGASSLTVLSQFMAMNVPLVNRVAAIRTAANKFLTLQALAACGLPVPDTVFAHSARLFYAAMEHLNSFPLVVKKLSSRQGKDVFLLENSRDADQFIIGHMETGQGLLLQEFIPPAGRTDLRVLVIGEKIAGAMALVPAEGDFRSNFHVSGRSRAFELSREIEQMALAAARAVGLDIAGVDIIVDSRGGARVIEVNYSPGFRGLEAATGDDMAGRIIDFCLTRARKTDSVF from the coding sequence GTGACTTCGGTGCAGGACCCGACCCAAACCTCTCTGGAAAGCGCTGCCATGGACATCGGTGTTATCACGGTCAGAGACAGTGATTATCCGCCCAACCGGCGGCTTCTGGAAGCCGCGGAAAAGCGGGGTTGCGCCCTGGGCCTTGTTGATCCGTACCGGGCCGGCCCATGGATTTTCCGGGGACGGCCCGGTATGGGCGGGGCCCTGGCCGGATCTCTGCCGAGGCTGATTCTGCCCCGGCAGGGAGCGCAGATCGGGGCCTCGAGCCTGACCGTGCTCAGTCAGTTCATGGCCATGAATGTCCCTTTGGTCAACAGAGTGGCCGCCATCCGGACGGCGGCCAACAAGTTTCTGACCCTCCAGGCCCTTGCCGCCTGCGGGCTGCCGGTGCCCGACACGGTGTTTGCCCACAGTGCCCGGCTGTTTTATGCGGCAATGGAGCATTTGAACAGCTTTCCCCTGGTGGTCAAAAAACTCAGCAGCAGGCAGGGAAAAGACGTTTTTCTTCTGGAAAACAGCCGGGATGCAGATCAATTCATTATCGGGCACATGGAAACGGGCCAGGGGCTTTTGCTCCAGGAGTTTATCCCTCCGGCAGGACGCACGGATCTGCGGGTGCTGGTCATCGGGGAAAAAATCGCCGGGGCCATGGCCCTGGTGCCGGCAGAAGGGGATTTTCGGTCCAACTTTCACGTATCGGGCAGAAGCCGGGCCTTTGAATTGAGCCGGGAAATCGAGCAAATGGCCCTGGCCGCAGCCCGGGCGGTGGGCCTTGATATTGCGGGTGTGGATATTATTGTCGACAGCCGGGGCGGGGCCAGAGTCATTGAGGTGAATTACTCGCCGGGTTTCAGAGGGCTTGAGGCTGCAACCGGAGACGATATGGCCGGGCGGATCATTGATTTCTGCCTCACCCGCGCCCGGAAAACGGATAGCGTGTTTTGA
- a CDS encoding B12-binding domain-containing radical SAM protein, producing the protein MRIVLVHPAGSNWMPGKKDVSATANRMAPLGLLSMAAYLEREGHTVFVHDCLGPKASPKPDVNVDAILKQQPDLVGFSATTSGFPDAYAMACRIKKQAPGVEIIFGGVHISALGARLLEDFAQIDYLCMNEGEQTLAKLANGTNPGQIPGLIWRENNRVVENPGQAFLPDLDTLPFPAYEKLAGFPKGYNLPLFSYIKAPGATMVTSRGCPYQCSYCDRSVFKSQFRYNSAEYIYEHMRYMRTRFGIRHLNIYDDLFTLRRGRIARLCDLLASRPLGMQFNCAVRVGHTDDELLEMLKAAGCLMVSLGIETGDPDLLEVHKPGVYLDAVKETVRRIQAAGLRAKGLFMMGLPGESVESIRKTSDFVMSLGLDDMNMAKFTPFHGAPVWKTISGQGAMEEDWRKMNCLNFVFVPSEIGSRQVLDRLYNEHVKRFYSDPCWRKKFTRRLWQHRHSMWRMARHLPDMLSAMRSFENPPGEKKPA; encoded by the coding sequence ATGCGCATTGTACTGGTTCATCCGGCTGGCTCCAACTGGATGCCCGGCAAAAAAGACGTCAGCGCCACGGCCAACCGCATGGCTCCGTTGGGTCTGCTTTCCATGGCGGCCTACCTGGAACGGGAAGGACACACGGTGTTTGTCCACGACTGCCTGGGGCCGAAGGCATCGCCGAAACCCGATGTCAACGTCGATGCCATTCTAAAGCAACAACCCGATCTGGTGGGATTTTCAGCCACCACCTCCGGGTTTCCGGACGCCTATGCCATGGCCTGCCGAATCAAAAAGCAGGCCCCGGGCGTTGAGATCATTTTCGGCGGTGTGCATATATCCGCCCTGGGCGCCAGGCTGCTGGAGGATTTCGCCCAAATCGATTATCTGTGCATGAACGAAGGCGAACAAACCCTGGCGAAACTGGCAAACGGGACAAACCCCGGGCAAATTCCCGGCCTGATTTGGCGGGAAAACAACCGGGTTGTTGAAAACCCGGGACAGGCTTTTCTGCCGGATCTTGACACGCTGCCGTTTCCGGCCTATGAAAAACTGGCCGGATTTCCCAAAGGCTACAATCTGCCGCTTTTCAGCTACATCAAGGCCCCGGGCGCCACCATGGTCACCAGCCGGGGCTGCCCTTACCAGTGCTCCTACTGCGACCGGTCGGTTTTCAAAAGCCAATTCCGGTACAATTCCGCAGAATACATCTATGAGCATATGCGCTATATGCGCACCCGCTTTGGGATTCGTCATTTAAACATCTACGACGATCTATTTACGCTTCGACGCGGCCGGATCGCCCGTTTGTGCGATCTGCTGGCTTCCAGGCCCCTGGGCATGCAGTTTAACTGCGCCGTGCGTGTAGGCCACACAGACGACGAACTGCTGGAAATGCTCAAGGCGGCCGGATGCCTCATGGTGTCTCTGGGCATTGAAACCGGTGACCCGGATCTGCTGGAAGTCCATAAACCCGGGGTTTACCTTGATGCGGTCAAAGAGACGGTCCGGCGGATTCAGGCCGCAGGGCTGCGGGCCAAAGGCCTGTTCATGATGGGACTGCCCGGGGAAAGCGTTGAATCGATCCGCAAAACCAGTGATTTTGTCATGTCTTTGGGCTTAGATGACATGAACATGGCCAAGTTTACCCCGTTTCACGGTGCCCCGGTCTGGAAGACCATTTCCGGCCAAGGAGCTATGGAAGAGGACTGGCGCAAAATGAACTGCCTGAATTTTGTTTTTGTCCCGTCGGAAATCGGCTCCAGACAAGTGCTTGACCGGCTCTACAACGAACATGTCAAACGGTTTTACTCAGATCCCTGCTGGCGGAAAAAATTTACCCGCCGGCTGTGGCAGCACCGCCACAGCATGTGGCGCATGGCCAGGCATCTGCCGGACATGCTTTCGGCCATGCGGTCCTTTGAAAATCCGCCCGGGGAAAAAAAGCCAGCGTGA
- a CDS encoding acyltransferase: MLGFLPGPLRGAIALLLYTGNTVGAFTTLLPFVILKTLIPHEGTRHFLTRILTGIAWIWIYINSLILRITQDIAWDVQGVDGFDATASYLLLSNHRSWADILVLQHIWKRRIPFLKFFLKRQLIWVPLLGIAWWALDFPFMKRYSKQFIEKHPELKGKDLETTRKYCEKFKKAPISVINFVEGTRFDEKKRQYQNSPYQHLLKPRAGGVATVLSAMGENLEAIIDVTIVYPENSAPLPFWDFLKGKIPRVVMRAKRIEIPKEFVQSGAETDPEFRQHFQDWLNALWDEKDRQITEILQKYFPTKKENP; the protein is encoded by the coding sequence ATGTTGGGATTTCTGCCCGGCCCGCTCCGCGGCGCCATTGCCCTGCTTTTATATACCGGCAACACCGTGGGCGCTTTTACAACTCTGCTGCCCTTTGTTATCCTCAAAACCCTGATCCCCCATGAAGGCACCCGCCATTTTCTCACCCGGATACTGACAGGCATTGCATGGATCTGGATTTACATCAACAGCCTTATCCTGCGCATAACCCAGGATATCGCCTGGGACGTGCAGGGAGTGGACGGATTTGACGCAACCGCCTCTTACCTGTTGCTTTCCAATCATCGCTCCTGGGCCGATATTCTGGTTCTGCAACACATATGGAAACGCCGGATTCCCTTTCTCAAATTTTTTCTCAAGCGCCAGCTTATATGGGTTCCGCTTCTGGGCATAGCTTGGTGGGCCCTGGATTTTCCGTTCATGAAGCGCTATTCAAAACAGTTTATAGAAAAACATCCGGAATTAAAGGGAAAGGACCTGGAAACCACGCGCAAATACTGCGAAAAATTCAAGAAGGCCCCCATATCAGTGATCAATTTCGTTGAAGGCACCCGTTTTGACGAAAAAAAGCGTCAATACCAAAACTCGCCCTACCAACACCTGTTAAAGCCCAGGGCCGGCGGTGTGGCAACGGTGCTTTCGGCCATGGGAGAAAACCTTGAAGCCATTATCGATGTCACCATCGTCTATCCGGAAAACAGCGCGCCCCTGCCTTTCTGGGACTTTCTAAAAGGAAAAATACCCCGGGTGGTGATGCGAGCAAAACGTATTGAAATTCCAAAAGAATTTGTGCAGTCCGGCGCTGAAACCGACCCTGAATTCAGACAGCATTTCCAGGACTGGCTAAACGCCCTGTGGGATGAAAAAGACCGGCAGATCACAGAAATTCTTCAGAAATATTTCCCGACAAAGAAAGAAAACCCATGA
- a CDS encoding adenylate/guanylate cyclase domain-containing protein, giving the protein MRNTLRKRMAVFLILPTALLLFAMGFAGFLYARNLLVDQWRQTAVLRLERAAHYMDMRLARVAEWIDLFNEAVKSPEGKEARDFILSRLKNLQGVTAVDLVPAPQLPESRPVRKLRRPVKGGPLTKLYSGTLSEITLPRYDAGRDRETVSLISGVPDAETGKTKRLEVSVRFDYLMKDVESLGWWQSRQVCLVDSTGRYLAHSEAMEGGRSRLGETGDPVELAVLEQMQTNSHGTWLGSGRPPERVAGFYWLGQAPWVLIMYAPGKQILAPIIEFRFYFAIAGGFCIAVILLLINFAGGRMVRRIQGLLQAFQWVAKGSYMVRLPVSSTDEIGRLEAGFNEMVEGLKELDFIRDTFGRYVDHEVARELLQKPEASRLGGQKREVAILMSDIRGFTAVAEALSPEETIGILNHYFGRMIDVIHEYRGVIVDFYGDGVLVFFDPQDGPVVPAAARAVDCSLAMQRSMAQLNREMESSPLPSALETGIAVHAGSVVVGNIGSASRAKYGIVGLAVNMTQRMQGQIPGGGIVVSKRIQELLPDRLVVRSPFTARFKGFQEPVELYMLEDSRPKS; this is encoded by the coding sequence ATGCGTAACACCCTGAGAAAACGAATGGCCGTGTTTTTGATTCTGCCCACGGCCCTGCTGCTTTTTGCCATGGGTTTTGCCGGTTTCCTTTATGCCCGGAATCTGCTTGTGGATCAATGGCGGCAGACCGCGGTTTTAAGACTGGAACGGGCCGCCCATTACATGGACATGCGCCTTGCACGGGTGGCTGAATGGATTGATCTTTTCAATGAGGCGGTCAAATCCCCGGAAGGAAAGGAGGCTCGGGATTTTATCCTGTCCCGGTTAAAAAACCTCCAGGGCGTTACCGCGGTTGATCTGGTGCCGGCACCCCAATTGCCGGAAAGCCGGCCGGTGCGAAAACTGCGGCGGCCTGTCAAGGGCGGCCCCCTGACAAAGCTTTACAGCGGAACCCTGTCTGAGATCACCCTGCCCCGATATGACGCCGGCCGTGACCGGGAAACCGTTTCCCTGATTTCCGGGGTTCCGGATGCTGAAACCGGGAAAACCAAAAGACTGGAAGTCTCGGTGCGCTTTGATTACCTGATGAAAGATGTGGAAAGTCTGGGGTGGTGGCAGAGCCGGCAGGTTTGCCTGGTGGACAGCACCGGCCGGTATCTTGCCCATAGCGAGGCCATGGAAGGGGGCCGCAGCCGGCTCGGGGAAACCGGTGATCCGGTGGAACTGGCCGTTTTGGAGCAGATGCAGACAAATTCCCACGGTACATGGCTTGGCAGCGGCCGTCCCCCGGAGAGGGTGGCTGGTTTTTACTGGCTGGGCCAGGCGCCCTGGGTTTTGATCATGTATGCCCCGGGAAAGCAAATTCTGGCACCCATTATTGAATTTCGCTTTTATTTTGCCATTGCCGGGGGGTTTTGTATTGCGGTGATCCTGCTTTTGATCAATTTTGCGGGCGGCCGGATGGTGCGCCGGATCCAGGGGCTTTTGCAGGCTTTTCAGTGGGTGGCAAAAGGCTCTTACATGGTCCGTCTGCCGGTTTCTTCCACGGATGAAATCGGCCGGCTGGAGGCGGGGTTTAACGAGATGGTTGAGGGCTTAAAGGAACTGGATTTTATCCGGGATACCTTTGGCCGTTATGTGGATCATGAAGTGGCCCGGGAACTGCTGCAAAAACCCGAAGCCTCCCGGCTGGGCGGGCAGAAGCGGGAGGTCGCGATATTGATGTCCGACATCCGGGGCTTTACCGCTGTTGCCGAGGCCTTGAGCCCGGAAGAAACCATTGGCATCCTGAATCATTATTTCGGGCGCATGATCGATGTGATCCATGAGTACAGGGGCGTTATCGTGGATTTTTACGGCGACGGGGTCCTGGTGTTTTTTGATCCACAGGACGGCCCTGTTGTCCCGGCAGCGGCCCGGGCCGTGGACTGCAGCCTTGCCATGCAGCGCAGCATGGCGCAGCTAAACCGGGAAATGGAAAGCAGTCCCCTGCCTTCGGCCCTGGAAACCGGAATCGCCGTTCATGCCGGATCTGTGGTGGTGGGCAATATCGGCTCAGCAAGCCGGGCAAAATACGGCATTGTAGGCCTGGCGGTCAATATGACCCAGCGCATGCAGGGGCAGATACCGGGCGGCGGGATTGTGGTTTCCAAAAGGATTCAAGAACTGCTCCCGGACCGGCTGGTTGTCAGAAGTCCGTTTACGGCCAGATTCAAAGGATTCCAGGAACCGGTGGAGCTTTACATGCTCGAGGATTCCAGACCGAAATCATAA
- a CDS encoding GAF domain-containing protein — protein MKKQLMNYETLLKVTSAISHSKDPEEVVLMAVESIARALEVKGCALFLVNRETRELELAASFGLSDNYVNKGPLSALKSISESLEHGPVAIFDVSDDPRIQYPDEARQEGISSILSVPVMIGGRSIGVLRVYTAEPWEFTLEDVNFVQAMGSITGMALDMARHYKGMKQSIDLLRTMRDPAKRKSGGGPVHETV, from the coding sequence ATGAAAAAACAACTCATGAATTACGAAACTCTACTGAAAGTCACCAGCGCCATTTCCCATTCCAAGGACCCGGAGGAGGTTGTGCTCATGGCTGTGGAAAGCATTGCCAGAGCGCTGGAAGTCAAGGGATGCGCTCTTTTTCTGGTCAACCGGGAAACCCGGGAGCTGGAACTGGCCGCATCCTTTGGATTGAGTGACAATTATGTCAACAAGGGCCCTTTAAGCGCATTGAAATCCATTTCGGAGTCCCTGGAGCACGGGCCCGTGGCCATCTTTGACGTATCTGACGACCCCCGGATTCAGTATCCGGATGAAGCCCGGCAGGAAGGCATTTCATCCATCCTCTCGGTTCCGGTAATGATCGGCGGCCGCTCCATCGGGGTGCTTCGGGTATACACCGCCGAGCCCTGGGAGTTTACCCTGGAGGATGTCAATTTTGTCCAGGCCATGGGCAGCATCACGGGAATGGCTCTTGATATGGCCCGCCACTACAAGGGCATGAAGCAAAGCATAGACCTGCTCCGGACCATGCGTGATCCGGCCAAACGCAAATCCGGCGGGGGCCCGGTCCACGAAACGGTCTGA
- a CDS encoding sigma-54 interaction domain-containing protein codes for MHREDQNGVWDSRFAGLLLETMGEGVFTLDSEGRITSWNPAMERLSGYRAGEAIGCYCSLLAFSRCFGRECPANIHECQIYKKGEVQPSECQLKHKDGHRVSVIKNARVLKDEENRIIGVVETLTDLTELTAARRKAEEAQQKLLEKHQFHNIIGKSHAMREVFQALRMAAKSDASVLLQGESGTGKELAAGAIHYNSDRSKGPLVVVNCSALSESLLESELFGHVRGAFTGAHRDRVGRFEEAHGGTILLDEIGEVSPLIQLKLLRVLQERQIERVGETSSRHLDIRVIAATHKDLYSLVREGNFREDLFYRLKVFPVFLPPLRSRREDIPLLVRHFIDSFNTKTGKGIFGLSHDAMQLMMDYNWPGNVRELENAIEHAFVLCETEWIDVFDLPVEIRQMELDTLSANPPHSGAAHKHKKLTRESLMALLQECGWNKAEAARRLGKSRTSVWKYMKKFDIPMEPPEAV; via the coding sequence ATGCACCGGGAAGATCAAAACGGGGTATGGGACAGCCGGTTCGCCGGCCTTTTGCTGGAAACCATGGGCGAAGGGGTTTTCACCCTGGATTCCGAAGGGCGCATTACATCCTGGAATCCGGCCATGGAAAGGCTTTCCGGATACCGGGCAGGGGAGGCCATTGGCTGTTATTGTTCATTACTGGCGTTCAGCCGGTGTTTCGGCCGGGAATGTCCAGCCAATATACATGAATGCCAGATTTATAAAAAAGGGGAAGTGCAGCCCTCTGAATGTCAGTTAAAGCATAAGGACGGTCACCGGGTTTCGGTCATCAAAAACGCCCGGGTTCTAAAAGACGAGGAAAATCGGATTATCGGGGTGGTTGAGACCCTGACGGATTTAACCGAGCTGACCGCTGCCCGGCGAAAGGCCGAGGAAGCCCAGCAGAAGCTTCTTGAAAAACACCAGTTCCACAACATTATTGGCAAAAGCCATGCCATGCGGGAGGTTTTCCAGGCCCTTCGCATGGCGGCCAAAAGTGATGCCTCGGTGCTGCTGCAGGGTGAAAGCGGCACAGGCAAGGAGCTGGCAGCCGGGGCGATTCATTACAACAGCGACCGGAGCAAGGGGCCTCTGGTGGTGGTCAATTGCAGCGCCCTTTCTGAGTCGCTTCTGGAAAGCGAGTTGTTCGGCCATGTCCGCGGCGCTTTTACCGGCGCCCACAGGGACCGGGTGGGGCGGTTTGAGGAAGCCCACGGGGGCACCATTCTGCTTGATGAGATCGGAGAGGTCAGTCCTCTGATCCAGCTCAAGCTGCTGCGGGTGCTTCAGGAACGACAAATCGAACGGGTCGGGGAGACCAGTTCCCGCCATCTGGATATCCGGGTGATTGCCGCCACCCACAAGGACCTCTACAGCCTGGTGCGCGAGGGGAATTTCCGGGAAGACCTGTTTTACCGGCTCAAGGTGTTTCCTGTGTTTCTGCCGCCGCTTCGCAGCCGCAGGGAGGATATCCCGCTGCTGGTACGCCATTTTATCGACAGTTTTAACACCAAAACCGGCAAGGGTATTTTCGGTCTGAGCCATGATGCCATGCAGCTGATGATGGATTATAATTGGCCCGGCAATGTCCGGGAACTGGAAAACGCCATTGAGCACGCCTTTGTCCTCTGCGAAACCGAATGGATTGACGTGTTTGATCTGCCGGTTGAAATCCGGCAGATGGAATTGGATACCCTGTCGGCCAACCCCCCTCACAGCGGTGCTGCCCATAAGCATAAAAAACTGACCCGTGAGTCTTTGATGGCGCTGCTGCAGGAATGCGGATGGAACAAGGCAGAGGCGGCCCGCCGGCTGGGAAAAAGCCGGACGTCTGTTTGGAAGTACATGAAAAAATTTGATATTCCTATGGAGCCGCCTGAAGCCGTCTGA
- a CDS encoding thioredoxin family protein, with protein MDPQKLESSEDFGHATQKGVCLVDFNAPWCGPCKAQAPIVGQIADDFAGRVRVLEINVSENREVAKQFGIYSIPTLVVLKNGREQERFVGLQPREILAGALERAAEKGE; from the coding sequence ATGGATCCGCAGAAGCTGGAAAGCAGTGAGGATTTCGGTCATGCTACGCAAAAGGGAGTTTGCCTGGTGGATTTCAATGCACCGTGGTGCGGACCGTGCAAGGCCCAGGCACCCATTGTCGGTCAGATTGCCGATGATTTTGCCGGCCGCGTACGGGTACTGGAAATCAATGTTTCTGAAAATCGGGAAGTGGCCAAACAATTTGGCATTTACAGCATCCCCACCCTGGTTGTTCTCAAAAATGGCCGGGAACAGGAACGCTTTGTGGGGTTGCAGCCCAGGGAGATCCTTGCGGGCGCTCTTGAACGTGCCGCGGAAAAAGGAGAGTAA
- a CDS encoding DsrE family protein, with protein MTNNVVISLSCGTDNPNRATRAVHLATVAHKEGKNVTLFLLDEAVYIAKKGLADNLRAATGDVADDLITYLQAHEVPILACTPCAKARRIAGEDLIDGARLGTAAELIQLSCDAAVISL; from the coding sequence ATGACAAACAATGTGGTGATCAGCCTTTCGTGCGGCACAGACAATCCCAACCGGGCTACCCGGGCCGTGCACCTGGCAACGGTGGCCCACAAGGAAGGAAAGAATGTAACCCTGTTTTTGCTTGATGAAGCGGTCTATATCGCAAAAAAAGGCCTTGCCGACAATCTGCGGGCAGCCACAGGCGATGTGGCAGATGATCTGATCACCTATCTGCAGGCCCACGAAGTGCCAATTCTGGCCTGTACCCCATGTGCAAAAGCCAGGCGGATTGCCGGGGAGGATTTGATCGATGGCGCCCGCTTGGGTACGGCTGCGGAATTGATTCAATTGTCCTGTGATGCCGCAGTGATCAGTTTGTGA